The following proteins are encoded in a genomic region of Triticum dicoccoides isolate Atlit2015 ecotype Zavitan chromosome 1B, WEW_v2.0, whole genome shotgun sequence:
- the LOC119337197 gene encoding uncharacterized protein LOC119337197 isoform X2 — protein MRRGLGSEALVRRHRAWVQLWVAVTALVTGTIWLWSSSSVVLFGTHKDFVVDELWRTVDSNGWRASSAPRTYWPPPPTESGSNGYLRVRCNGGLSQQRSAICNVGALPMDSGISLKRSGQIGSRPMVEKTEYRDEPLEHGLMGCSCARCRSSPEGRRVGRRGGEEGGMRGACRPSSRRPSLRCSYGWSIPALGLRVQCWPHHPLLPLAHRPVRV, from the exons ATGCGCAG GGGCCTCGGCAGCGAGGCGTTGGTGCGCCGGCACCGCGCATGGGTGCAGTTGTGGGTCGCGGTCACGGCGCTGGTTACCGGCACCATCTGGCTCTGGTCCTCTTCCTCTGTTGTCCTCTTCGGCACCCACAAG GATTTTGTTGTAGATGAGTTGTGGAGAACTGTAGATTCAAATGGTTGGAGAGCATCTTCTGCACCACGCACCTATTGGCCTC CCCCACCAACTGAATCTGGGAGCAATGGGTACTTGCGTGTCCGGTGTAATGGTGGCTTGTCCCAACAACGAAGTGCA ATATGTAATGTTGGCGCTCTACCCATGGATTCCGGCATTAGCTTGAAACGCTCAG GACAAATTGGGTCTCGGCCAATGGTGGAGAAGACGGAGTACAGGGATGAGCCGCTCGAGCACGGTTTGATGGGATGTTCGTGTGCAAGATGCAGAAGTTCGCCAGAAGGAAGAAGAGTTGGGcgtcgaggaggagaagaaggtggTATGCGAGGTGCTTGCAGGCCCAGCAGCAGGAGGCCGTCCTTGAGGTGCTCCTATGGATGGTCCATTCCAGCGCTGGGCCTACGTGTTCAATGCTGGCCTCACCATCCCCTTCTTCCATTGGCTCATCGGCCCGTCAGAGTTTAG
- the LOC119337197 gene encoding uncharacterized protein LOC119337197 isoform X1 yields MRRGLGSEALVRRHRAWVQLWVAVTALVTGTIWLWSSSSVVLFGTHKVQDFVVDELWRTVDSNGWRASSAPRTYWPPPPTESGSNGYLRVRCNGGLSQQRSAICNVGALPMDSGISLKRSGQIGSRPMVEKTEYRDEPLEHGLMGCSCARCRSSPEGRRVGRRGGEEGGMRGACRPSSRRPSLRCSYGWSIPALGLRVQCWPHHPLLPLAHRPVRV; encoded by the exons ATGCGCAG GGGCCTCGGCAGCGAGGCGTTGGTGCGCCGGCACCGCGCATGGGTGCAGTTGTGGGTCGCGGTCACGGCGCTGGTTACCGGCACCATCTGGCTCTGGTCCTCTTCCTCTGTTGTCCTCTTCGGCACCCACAAGGTCCAG GATTTTGTTGTAGATGAGTTGTGGAGAACTGTAGATTCAAATGGTTGGAGAGCATCTTCTGCACCACGCACCTATTGGCCTC CCCCACCAACTGAATCTGGGAGCAATGGGTACTTGCGTGTCCGGTGTAATGGTGGCTTGTCCCAACAACGAAGTGCA ATATGTAATGTTGGCGCTCTACCCATGGATTCCGGCATTAGCTTGAAACGCTCAG GACAAATTGGGTCTCGGCCAATGGTGGAGAAGACGGAGTACAGGGATGAGCCGCTCGAGCACGGTTTGATGGGATGTTCGTGTGCAAGATGCAGAAGTTCGCCAGAAGGAAGAAGAGTTGGGcgtcgaggaggagaagaaggtggTATGCGAGGTGCTTGCAGGCCCAGCAGCAGGAGGCCGTCCTTGAGGTGCTCCTATGGATGGTCCATTCCAGCGCTGGGCCTACGTGTTCAATGCTGGCCTCACCATCCCCTTCTTCCATTGGCTCATCGGCCCGTCAGAGTTTAG
- the LOC119337197 gene encoding rhamnogalacturonan I rhamnosyltransferase 1-like isoform X3, whose amino-acid sequence MRRGLGSEALVRRHRAWVQLWVAVTALVTGTIWLWSSSSVVLFGTHKVQDFVVDELWRTVDSNGWRASSAPRTYWPPPPTESGSNGYLRVRCNGGLSQQRSAICNVGALPMDSGISLKRSGQIGSRPMVEKTEYRDEPLEHGLMGCSCARCRSSPEGRRVGRRGGEEGGMRGACRPSSRRPSLRLLRWRSTG is encoded by the exons ATGCGCAG GGGCCTCGGCAGCGAGGCGTTGGTGCGCCGGCACCGCGCATGGGTGCAGTTGTGGGTCGCGGTCACGGCGCTGGTTACCGGCACCATCTGGCTCTGGTCCTCTTCCTCTGTTGTCCTCTTCGGCACCCACAAGGTCCAG GATTTTGTTGTAGATGAGTTGTGGAGAACTGTAGATTCAAATGGTTGGAGAGCATCTTCTGCACCACGCACCTATTGGCCTC CCCCACCAACTGAATCTGGGAGCAATGGGTACTTGCGTGTCCGGTGTAATGGTGGCTTGTCCCAACAACGAAGTGCA ATATGTAATGTTGGCGCTCTACCCATGGATTCCGGCATTAGCTTGAAACGCTCAG GACAAATTGGGTCTCGGCCAATGGTGGAGAAGACGGAGTACAGGGATGAGCCGCTCGAGCACGGTTTGATGGGATGTTCGTGTGCAAGATGCAGAAGTTCGCCAGAAGGAAGAAGAGTTGGGcgtcgaggaggagaagaaggtggTATGCGAGGTGCTTGCAGGCCCAGCAGCAGGAGGCCGTCCTTGAG GTTATTGAGGTGGAGGTCAACGGGGTGA